The following are encoded in a window of Plectropomus leopardus isolate mb chromosome 23, YSFRI_Pleo_2.0, whole genome shotgun sequence genomic DNA:
- the LOC121962111 gene encoding arfaptin-1-like, producing MTEVAEQRGGVITASRGVTEEETPPREANTNCNHAENNSTASCPAEDTPEVVMETEQSKDLPVTPQTPGTVIVQGNNKNPAAEKLQRVRKWSITTYKCTRQALSEKLGRGSRTVDLDLEPRLELLKDDRQRYDNVTKLAQTLANQLAQFTVTQKTLGDAFAELSLKTPTLHVEFGLNAEAQKFLSKSGETLTTAINAFTSDMNTLVNKTIEDTMINTKQYEAARIEYDAYRVDLEELNLGPRDAVTLPKLELAQKDFQSQRERYENVRDALTVKVKLLQENKVKVLHNQLWLLHGAVAAHCLSCQSFLEQNMRQATEHFNNPSVDAPSWLEES from the exons ATGACGGAGGTGgcggagcagagaggaggcgTCATCACGGCGTCCCGCGGcgtcacagaggaggagactCCTCCGAGG GAGGCAAACACGAACTGCAACCACGCCGAAAATAACAGTACTGCTTCCTGTCCAGCTGAGGACACACCTGAGGTTGTCATGGAAACAGAGCAGAGCAAAG ACCTCCCAGTGACACCACAGACACCAGGAACTGTGATTGTTCAAGGCAACAACAAGAACCCGGCCGCCGAGAAACTGCAGAGAGTCCGCAAGTGGAGCATCACCACCTACAAG TGCACCCGGCAGGCTCTGTCAGAGAAGCTGGGTCGTGGATCTCGTACGGTGGACCTGGACCTGGAGCCTCGGCTCGAGCTGCTCAAAGACGACCGACAGCGCTATGACAACGTCACCAAGCTGGCTCAGACGCTGGCCAATCAGCTCGCTCAGTTCACAGTTACCCAGAAGACACTGGGAGACGCCTTCGCCGAGCTGAGCCTCAAAACTCCAACTCTGCAC GTGGAATTCGGTCTGAATGCAGAGGCTCAGAAGTTTCTGTCAAAGAGCGGCGAGACTCTGACGACGGCCATCAACGCCTTCACGTCCGACATGAACACTCTGGTCAACAAAACCATCGAGGACACCATGATCAACACCAAACAGTACGAGGCTGCCAG AATTGAGTATGATGCGTACCGAGTGGACCTGGAGGAGCTTAACCTGGGTCCCCGGGACGCCGTCACCTTGCCCAAACTGGAGCTGGCCCAGAAGGACTTCCAGAGCCAGAGGGAGAGGTACGAGAACGTCAGAGACGCCCTCACGGTAAAAGTCAAACTGCTGCAGGAAAACAAG GTCAAAGTCCTCCATAATCAGTTGTGGCTGCTGCACGGCGCCGTCGCTGCTCACTGTTTATCGTGTCAAAGCTTCCTGGAGCAAAACATGCGACAGGCCACCGAACACTTCAACAACCCCAGCGTGGACGCCCCCTCCTGGCTGGAGGAGAGCTGA
- the ppm1ka gene encoding LOW QUALITY PROTEIN: protein phosphatase 1K, mitochondrial (The sequence of the model RefSeq protein was modified relative to this genomic sequence to represent the inferred CDS: deleted 1 base in 1 codon): MSSPALLSLLRCGRSAVARQTLLAARSSHETSGQVGGALLGVVGTRRASGSTRFDSDGSGRPVTWDSFGIWDNRIEEPILLPSSIRYGKPIPQVSLSRVGSASVLGLRKQNEDRLRIARIHDNLLYFAVFDGHGGPHAADYCHTFMEKFIRDALEDDDDLERVLKKAFLDVDKALHTHLSYFNNASFLTAGTTATVAMLRDGVELVVGSAGDSRAMLCRKGRANKLTKDHTPDREDERQRIQRFGGFVTWNSVGVANVNGRLAMTRSIGDFHLKSSGVIAEPDTRRLTVHHASDSFLALTTDGINFLLSDQEICDVINQCHDPTEAADVIAEQALQYGSDDNATIIIVPLGAWGKHQSSNAVYSISRNFCSSGRWA; this comes from the exons ATGTCGTCTCCAGCGCTGCTCAGTCTGCTGCGATGTGGTCGCTCCGCCGTCGCCAGACAAACCCTCCTCGCCGCGCGCTCCTCACATGAAACCTCCGGACAG GTGGGCGGGGCTTTGCTCGGGGTGGTGGGCACACGGCGGGCCAGCGGCTCCACGCGCTTCGACAGCGACGGCAGCGGGCGGCCGGTCACCTGGGACTCATTCGGTATCTGGGACAACAGGATAGAAGAGCCGATACTGCTGCCGTCCAGCATCCGATACGGAAAACCCATCCCACAG GTCAGCCTGTCTCGGGTCGGCAGCGCGTCGGTTTTGGGTCTCAGGAAGCAGAACGAGGACCGTCTCCGCATCGCTCGTATCCATGACAACCTGCTGTACTTTGCCGTGTTCGACGGCCACGGCGGTCCGCACGCCGCCGACTACTGCCACACCTTCATGGAGAAATTCATCAG GGACGCTCTGGAGGACGACGACGACCTGGAGAGAGTTTTAAAGAAAGCGTTTTTAGACGTCGACAAGgcgctgcacacacacctcagctACTTCAACAacg CTTCCTTCCTGACAGCCGGCACCACGGCGACGGTTGCTATGCTACGTGACGGCGTGGAGCTGGTGGTCGGTAGCGCTGGCGACAGCCGGGCGATGTTGTGCCGGAAGGGACGAGCCAACAAGCTGACCAAAGATCACACACCTGACCGCGAGGACGAGAGACAAAG gaTCCAGAGGTTCGGCGGCTTCGTGACGTGG AACAGCGTCGGCGTGGCGAACGTTAACGGCCGTCTCGCCATGACCCGCAGCATCGGAGACTTCCACCTGAAAAGCAGCGGCGTCATCGCCGAGCCGGACACGCGGCGGCTCACC gtccATCACGCCAGCGACTCCTTCCTCGCTCTGACCACCGACGGCATCAACTTCCTGCTGAGCGACCAGGagatctgtgatgtcatcaaccAGTGCCACGACCCCACAGAAGCTGCTGACGTCATCGCCGAGCAG gcgCTGCAGTACGGCTCCGATGACAAcgccaccatcatcatcgtccCGTTGGGAGCGTGGGGGAAACATCAGAGCTCCAACGCCGTCTACAGCATCAGCAGGAACTTCTGTTCGAGCGGGAGATGggcatag
- the LOC121962115 gene encoding uncharacterized protein LOC121962115, which translates to MVTKMTVSPTWYVSEGDTVVINCTTHADNGNYSDSMDLQLTWTRMSPAERTKKVLVSQRASKGISYVLSPVTHEHQGVYACDDDGSFPHVYVRDWHQILWVADASPRAAIDVSSHSRNQFFNGETFNVSCQLPDDNSQWEMMRFDNFMGNIRECRNQVTSGRRLSCTVRAGYPWSDVLYWCETPAGERSNALNITTAAGVRVVLESPPLPVFEGENVTLRCLHKNRTTEEKASNFRADFYKNHRQIRVLTEGNLTLTAVTKADEGIYNCRHPVDGPSHESWITVKARPDEDQAEKKSGDVLETR; encoded by the exons ATGGTGACGAAGATGACGGTCTCTCCGACCTGGTACGTCAGTGAAGGCGACACTGTGGTGATCAACTGCACCACGCACGCTGACAACGGGAACTACAGCGACAGCATGGACCTGCAACTGACCTGGACCAGGATGAGCCCTGCAGAGAGGACCAAGAAG GTCTTAGTGAGTCAACGGGCGTCTAAAGGCATCTCCTATGTGCTGAGCCCCGTTACCCATGAGCACCAGGGTGTCTACGCCTGTGACGATGACGGCAGCTTCCCTCATGTTTATGTTCGAGATTGGCACCAAATTCTCTGGGTGGCTG ATGCTTCTCCGAGAGCCGCCATAGATGTGAGCAGCCACAGCAGGAACCAGTTCTTCAATGGCGAGACGTTCAATGTGAGCTGCCAGCTGCCCGACGATAACTCCCAGTGGGAGATGATGAG ATTCGACAACTTTATGGGAAATATCAGAGAGTGTCGAAATCAAGTGACCTCAGGACGCCGCCTGTCCTGCACGGTCCGTGCTGGATACCCCTGGTCGGACGTCCTGTACTGGTGTGAGACtccagcaggagagaggagcaaCGCCCTCAACATCACCACCGCTG CTGGTGTGAGGGTGGTCCTAGAGAGCCCGCCACTTCCTGTGTTTGAAGGCGAGAACGTGACGCTACGCTgtttacacaaaaacagaacCACAGAGGAAAAAGCCTCCAACTTCAGAGCCGACTTCTACAAGAACCACCGTCAGATAAG ggtTTTAACTGAAGGCAACTTGACTCTGACAGCAGTGACCAAAGCTGACGAGGGAATCTACAACTGTCGCCACCCAGTGGACGGACCGTCTCATGAAAGCTGGATCACCGTTAAAg CTCGGCCGGACGAAGACCAGGCGGAGAAGAAGAGTGGTGATGTCCTCGAGACACGATAA